Proteins encoded together in one Lutra lutra chromosome 4, mLutLut1.2, whole genome shotgun sequence window:
- the PSCA gene encoding prostate stem cell antigen has translation MPVPLVCQHPLQPQGPSQNGLPLPCAPLGVAIQGLLSLEDQEPWEQSRARGRLGLNLGLPHLPHSGLAVSPTPRPGGAERWQRGGRAALPGTGPAFRKQRERTRGVVGRPEIGIYLRWGTCWLGSLSMLTVGGGASPLPGKAYKATQSPALGRPLVTMKTVLLALLAVGLTLQPGSALRCYSCKDQVSNHDCQHVQNCTDSETYCWTKRIRAVDIVTIISKGCSSHCVEDAQNYYVGKKNFTCCSTDLCNANGAQALRPAAVTLVLLTTLGGLLLWGPSQL, from the exons ATGCCTGTGCCCTTGGTGTGCCAGCACCCCCTCCAGCCTCAGGGCCCTTCCCAGAATGGTCTCCCCCTTCCCTGTGCCCCCTTGGGTGTGGCCATTCAAGGCCTGTTGTCCCTGGAGGACCAGGAGccctgggagcagagcagggcCCGAGGGAGGCTGGGCCTCAACCTTGGCCTTCCTCACTTACCCCACTCTGGCCTCGCTGTGAGCCCCACGCCTCGCCCTGGGGGTGCTGAGAGAtggcagagaggggggagggcAGCCCTGCCCGGGACAGGCCCCGCCTTCcggaagcaaagggagaggacaaGGGGCGTGGTGGGGCGGCCAGAGATTGGGATCTACCTGCGCTGGGGTACTTGCTGGCTGGGGAGCCTATCCATGTTGACCGTGGGCGGTGGAGCCTCCCCCTTGCCAGGCAAAGCCTATAAAGCCACCCAGAGTCCAGCCCTGGGCCGCCCGTTGGTGACCATGAAGACTGTCCTCCTTGCCCTGCTGGCTGTCGGCTTGACCCTGCAGCCAG gctctgctctgcGCTGCTACTCCTGCAAGGACCAGGTGAGCAACCACGATTGTCAGCATGTGCAGAACTGCACCGACTCCGAGACGTACTGCTGGACCAAGCGCATCC GTGCTGTTGACATCGTGACCATCATTAGCAAGGGCTGCAGCTCGCACTGCGTGGAGGACGCCCAGAACTACTACGTGGGCAAGAAGAACTTCACTTGCTGCTCCACTGACCTGTGCAACGCCAACGGGGCCCAAGCCCTGCGGCCAGCAGCTGTCACCCTGGTGCTGCTCACCACTCTCGGTGGCCTGCTGCTATGGGGTCCCAGCCAGCTATAG
- the JRK gene encoding jerky protein homolog: protein MASKQAAGRSPGEKRKRVVLTLKEKIDICARLEKGESRKVLMQEYNVGMSTLYDIRAHKARLLHFFASSASGAAAERRRTLHTPKLEHLDRALYQWFLGKRAEGVPVSGPMLIEKAKDFYEQMQLTEPCVFSGGWLWRFKARHGIKKPDASGEKQAADRRAAEQFCGFFRSLTAEHGLSPEQVYNADETGLFWRCLPSPSLEGGAVPGVRQSKDRLTVLMCANATGSHKIKPLVVGKGGGPRAFGGIQQLPVAYKAQGNAWVDKEIFSDWFHHIFVPSVKEHFRAAGLPEDGKAVLLLDNARARPREAELASGNIFTVFLPASVTSLLQPMDQGIRRDFMRHFVNPPVPLQACHPRYGMNDAVFNVACAWSAVPGDVFSRAWRKLWPAAMFAEGSSSEEEPERLRVKPHGQTFAHILELGTEAPARPGSRLPQAAAAERGRPGHAVGEGPALGAGSLELAKKDGDEAAWEQAASSFDAVVRFAEGQPCFTAQEVGQLRALRSVFARQRQVRWRRGALRAVVKLEAPQEASTLPCSSAATEH, encoded by the coding sequence ATGGCCTCCAAGCAGGCTGCGGGGCGGAGCCCAGGGGAGAAGCGCAAGAGGGTGGTGCTGACCCTGAAGGAGAAGATCGACATCTGCGCGCGCCTGGAGaagggggagagcaggaaggTGCTGATGCAGGAGTACAACGTGGGCATGTCCACCCTGTACGACATCAGGGCCCACAAGGCGCGGCTGCTGCACTTCTTCGCCAGCTCGGCGTCTGGAGCGGCGGCGGAGCGGCGGCGGACCCTGCACACGCCCAAGCTCGAGCACCTGGACCGCGCCCTGTACCAGTGGTTCCTGGGCAAGCGGGCCGAGGGCGTGCCCGTGTCGGGCCCCATGCTCATCGAGAAGGCCAAGGACTTCTACGAGCAGATGCAGCTGACGGAGCCCTGCGTGTTCTCGGGCGGGTGGCTCTGGCGTTTCAAGGCCCGGCACGGCATCAAGAAGCCGGACGCGTCCGGCGAGAAACAGGCGGCCGACCGCCGAGCCGCCGAGCAGTTCTGCGGCTTCTTCCGGAGCCTGACGGCCGAGCACGGCCTGTCCCCCGAGCAGGTGTACAACGCCGACGAGACCGGCCTTTTCTGGCGGTGCCTGCCCAGTCCCAGCCTGGAAGGTGGGGCGGTGCCCGGCGTCAGGCAGAGCAAGGACAGGCTGACCGTCCTCATGTGTGCCAATGCCACCGGCTCCCACAAGATCAAGCCCCTGGTGGTCGGCAAGGGCGGTGGTCCCCGGGCTTTCGGGGGCATCCAGCAGCTGCCCGTCGCCTACAAGGCCCAAGGGAACGCATGGGTGGACAAGGAGATTTTTTCCGACTGGTTCCATCACATCTTCGTCCCGTCAGTGAAGGAGCACTTCCGGGCGGCCGGTCTGCCCGAGGATGGCAAAGCCGTTCTGCTGCTGGACAACGCCCGCGCCCGCCCGCGGGAGGCCGAGTTGGCCTCCGGCAACATCTTCACCGTCTTCCTGCCCGCCAGCGTCACGTCGCTGCTGCAGCCCATGGACCAGGGCATCCGGAGGGACTTCATGAGACACTTCGTTAACCCCCCCGTCCCGCTGCAGGCCTGCCACCCCCGCTACGGCATGAATGACGCCGTCTTCAACGTGGCCTGCGCCTGGAGCGCCGTGCCCGGCGACGTCTTCAGCCGGGCCTGGAGGAAGCTGTGGCCGGCGGCCATGTTCGCCGAGGGCTCGTCCTCTGAGGAGGAGCCGGAGCGCCTCCGAGTGAAGCCTCACGGTCAGACTTTCGCGCACATTCTGGAGCTGGGGACGGAGGCCCCAGCCCGCCCTGGCAGCCGGCTTCCCCAGGCCGCGGCAGCCGAGCGGGGCAGGCCTGGACACGCGGTCGGAGAAGGCCCGGCCCTGGGCGCAGGGAGCCTGGAGCTCGCCAAGAAGGACGGCGACGAGGCGGCCTGGGAGCAGGCAGCCTCGTCCTTCGACGCCGTGGTCCGCTTCGCCGAGGGGCAGCCCTGCTTCACGGCACAGGAGGTGGGGCAGCTGCGCGCGCTGCGCTCCGTGTTcgccaggcagaggcaggtgaGGTGGCGGCGCGGCGCCCTCAGGGCCGTGGTCAAACTCGAGGCCCCGCAGGAGGCCTCCACTCTGCCCTGCTCCTCTGCAGCCACTGAGCACTGA
- the THEM6 gene encoding protein THEM6, whose translation MLGLLVAALLVALAYFALLDGWYLVRVPCAVLRARLLQPRVRDLLAEQRYGGRVLPSDLDLLLHMNNARYLREADVARAAHLARCGVLEALRALGARAVLAASCARYRRSLRLFEPFEVRTRLLGWDDRAFYLEARFISQRDGFVCALLRSRQHVLGTSPERVVQRLCKRRVESPELPEDLRHWVAYNEASSQLLRAESGLRDITKDQ comes from the exons aTGCTGGGGCTGCTCGTGGCGGCGCTGCTGGTGGCGCTCGCCTACTTCGCGCTGCTGGACGGGTGGTACCTGGTGCGCGTGCCGTGCGCCGTGCTGCGCGCGCGCCTGCTGCAGCCGCGCGTCCGGGACCTGCTGGCCGAGCAGCGCTACGGGGGCCGCGTGCTGCCCTCGGACCTGGACCTGCTGCTGCACATGAACAACGCTCGCTACTTGCGGGAGGCCGACGTGGCGCGCGCCGCGCACCTGGCCCGCTGCGGGGTCCTGGAGGCGCTGCGGGCGCTCGGGGCCCGTGCGGTGCTGGCCGCCTCGTGCGCGCGCTACCGCCGCTCGCTGCGCCTGTTCGAGCCGTTCGAGGTGCGCACCCGCCTGCTGGGCTGGGACGACCGCGCCTTTTACCTGGAGGCGCGTTTCATCAGCCAGCGCGACGGCTTCGTGTGCGCGCTGCTGCGCTCCCGCCAGCACGTGCTGGGCACCTCGCCGGAGCGCGTCGTGCAGCGCCTGTGCAAGCGCCGG GTGGAGTCCCCTGAGCTACCCGAAGACCTGCGGCACTGGGTCGCCTACAATGAGGCCAGCAGCCAGCTGCTCAGGGCCGAGAGTGGACTCCGTGACATCACCAAGGACCAGTGA